The Drosophila nasuta strain 15112-1781.00 chromosome 2L, ASM2355853v1, whole genome shotgun sequence genome window below encodes:
- the LOC132798532 gene encoding uncharacterized protein LOC132798532 isoform X2 yields the protein MRRVGKEQNRNEEADNRSSLLHLNDDVLSLIVDYLEVFQQFELSQLHSRLLNVVQALWRTRVRNVELLDEEMLGVSSRQFQAFITALTPHVEQLNCQRLDVRRLRQLSDGSLNRVTQLEWDQGQMQRRGRLRFVDEDVRLLKRLCPGLRQLTLRGCQVTGRYLCELQKLEELCLDECECLKSKHFRDIFRQLKLRKFDIMDNCDEVNCCDLVQLCPTLENIKIADYHLCMETDITQELLQLPHLRELSIYSKNFVFDVLERITRPRVNHGKLIEGVRFNGLLHDYGRFFRELGNLHQLRRLEVKGVLDEGMLQRLNNQMLEQLAPQLPELQQLHISGYQMESDAALLKFVSNCRQLRILDVNGTRCGGDAFVERCLALLAKQSWRSHPLELWILCSDISYDILKSQRYLIDEKLLRIYNNRMLTGQDHLPNVLKFSFVR from the exons ATGCGCCGCGTTGGAAAAGAGCAAAACAGAAACGAGGAAGCAG ACAACCGGAGCTCGTTGCTCCACCTAAACGACGATGTGCTATCGCTAATAGTCGACTATCTGGAAGTGTTTCAACAGTTCGAGTTGAGTCAGCTGCACAGTCGCCTGCTCAATGTTGTGCAGGCTTTGTGGCGCACACGCGTGCGCAATGTGGAACTGCTTGACGAGGAGATGCTGGGTGTAAGCAGTCGACAGTTTCAGGCGTTCATCACTGCGCTGACTCCGCACGTGGAGCAACTGAACTGCCAGCGGCTGGACGTGCGACGCCTGCGTCAGCTGAGTGACGGAAGCTTGAATCGCGTCACACAACTGGAGTGGGATCAGGGGCAAATGCAACGGCGCGGTCGCTTGCGTTTTGTGGATGAAGATGTGCGGCTGCTGAAGCGTTTGTGTCCGGGATTGAGGCAGCTGACGTTACGAGGCTGCCAGGTGACGGGCAGATATCTGTGCGAGCTGCAGAAGCTGGAGGAGCTGTGCCTGGATGAATGTGAGTGCCTGAAGTCGAAGCATTTTCGCGACATCTTTCGCCAGCTGAAGTTGCGCAAATTCGACATTATGGACAACTGTGATGAGGTGAATTGCTGTGATTTGGTGCAGTTGTGTCCCACCTTGGAGAACATTAAGATTGCTGACTATCATCTGTGCATGGAAACGGACATCACACAAGaactgttgcagctgccacatCTGCGTGAGCTCTCCATCTACTCCAAGAACTTTGTGTTCGATGTGCTGGAACGCATTACGCGGCCAAGAGTTAATCATGGCAAACTGATTGAGGGCGTCCGCTTCAATGGACTGCTTCACGATTACGGCCGCTTCTTTCGCGAGCTAGGCAATCTTCATCAGTTGAGGCGTCTGGAGGTCAAAGGTGTTCTGGACGAGGGTATGCTGCAAAGACTCAATAATCAGATGCTGGAGCAGTTGGCTCCCCAGTTGCCGgaattgcagcagctgcacatTTCCGGCTATCAAATGGAATCGGATGCGGCTTTGTTGAAATTTGTGTCCAATTGCCGGCAGCTCCGCATCCTTGATGTGAATGGTACACGTTGCGGTGGAGATGCATTCGTTGAACGCTGCTTAGCGCTGCTGGCCAAGCAGAGTTGGCGCTCACATCCGCTGGAATTGTGGATATTGTGCAGTGATATTAGCTACGATATACTGAAG TCTCAGCGATATTTGATCGACGAAAAGCTGCTGCGCATCTATAACAATCGAATGTTGACCGGTCAGGACCACTTGCCCAACGTGCTTAAGTTTAGCTTTGTGCGCTGA
- the LOC132798532 gene encoding uncharacterized protein LOC132798532 isoform X1 — MRRVGKEQNRNEEAADNRSSLLHLNDDVLSLIVDYLEVFQQFELSQLHSRLLNVVQALWRTRVRNVELLDEEMLGVSSRQFQAFITALTPHVEQLNCQRLDVRRLRQLSDGSLNRVTQLEWDQGQMQRRGRLRFVDEDVRLLKRLCPGLRQLTLRGCQVTGRYLCELQKLEELCLDECECLKSKHFRDIFRQLKLRKFDIMDNCDEVNCCDLVQLCPTLENIKIADYHLCMETDITQELLQLPHLRELSIYSKNFVFDVLERITRPRVNHGKLIEGVRFNGLLHDYGRFFRELGNLHQLRRLEVKGVLDEGMLQRLNNQMLEQLAPQLPELQQLHISGYQMESDAALLKFVSNCRQLRILDVNGTRCGGDAFVERCLALLAKQSWRSHPLELWILCSDISYDILKSQRYLIDEKLLRIYNNRMLTGQDHLPNVLKFSFVR, encoded by the exons ATGCGCCGCGTTGGAAAAGAGCAAAACAGAAACGAGGAAGCAG CAGACAACCGGAGCTCGTTGCTCCACCTAAACGACGATGTGCTATCGCTAATAGTCGACTATCTGGAAGTGTTTCAACAGTTCGAGTTGAGTCAGCTGCACAGTCGCCTGCTCAATGTTGTGCAGGCTTTGTGGCGCACACGCGTGCGCAATGTGGAACTGCTTGACGAGGAGATGCTGGGTGTAAGCAGTCGACAGTTTCAGGCGTTCATCACTGCGCTGACTCCGCACGTGGAGCAACTGAACTGCCAGCGGCTGGACGTGCGACGCCTGCGTCAGCTGAGTGACGGAAGCTTGAATCGCGTCACACAACTGGAGTGGGATCAGGGGCAAATGCAACGGCGCGGTCGCTTGCGTTTTGTGGATGAAGATGTGCGGCTGCTGAAGCGTTTGTGTCCGGGATTGAGGCAGCTGACGTTACGAGGCTGCCAGGTGACGGGCAGATATCTGTGCGAGCTGCAGAAGCTGGAGGAGCTGTGCCTGGATGAATGTGAGTGCCTGAAGTCGAAGCATTTTCGCGACATCTTTCGCCAGCTGAAGTTGCGCAAATTCGACATTATGGACAACTGTGATGAGGTGAATTGCTGTGATTTGGTGCAGTTGTGTCCCACCTTGGAGAACATTAAGATTGCTGACTATCATCTGTGCATGGAAACGGACATCACACAAGaactgttgcagctgccacatCTGCGTGAGCTCTCCATCTACTCCAAGAACTTTGTGTTCGATGTGCTGGAACGCATTACGCGGCCAAGAGTTAATCATGGCAAACTGATTGAGGGCGTCCGCTTCAATGGACTGCTTCACGATTACGGCCGCTTCTTTCGCGAGCTAGGCAATCTTCATCAGTTGAGGCGTCTGGAGGTCAAAGGTGTTCTGGACGAGGGTATGCTGCAAAGACTCAATAATCAGATGCTGGAGCAGTTGGCTCCCCAGTTGCCGgaattgcagcagctgcacatTTCCGGCTATCAAATGGAATCGGATGCGGCTTTGTTGAAATTTGTGTCCAATTGCCGGCAGCTCCGCATCCTTGATGTGAATGGTACACGTTGCGGTGGAGATGCATTCGTTGAACGCTGCTTAGCGCTGCTGGCCAAGCAGAGTTGGCGCTCACATCCGCTGGAATTGTGGATATTGTGCAGTGATATTAGCTACGATATACTGAAG TCTCAGCGATATTTGATCGACGAAAAGCTGCTGCGCATCTATAACAATCGAATGTTGACCGGTCAGGACCACTTGCCCAACGTGCTTAAGTTTAGCTTTGTGCGCTGA
- the LOC132786085 gene encoding uncharacterized protein LOC132786085, whose protein sequence is MIGKSRIALTSLLGLILATGGFVYLINLEQLQHKAMEWLMVLQPNTMMTNLWQYPSLPMTAYVYIFNWTNSDEIDNPLVKPRFEELGPYTFTEQIQKLNVTWNPENSTVSYLRKSRFTFVPELSKGNLNDVVIQPNTLTVGITHKAQRWNPVLRSFMMIALNMYGNDATFTRTADEWIFEGFDTPLIKMSSMVPSKLLPQMHFPYERIGYGYPRNGSTEVYGHHNIYTGADDFSKIGQIARWRYDDVAASYPHCKLKGSIGEFHPIPLQQGKPISYFLPDICRELQADYAGTTIFEGVEAYVYKGSRRSMANGTDNPDNSCYCQDDCKEVRSGLMNVSACYYDVPIFASYPHFYNADPYYVDAVEGLKPDKERHEMVIILEPKTGMLLDIKARLMISLLVEPRRESAFRNAPRTFLPLIWVDYRVQITPDLLFYLNLLPISTIVSKICGILVIILGLTLLFYYPRKIFIQRQFIRQIDITNLENRIQATSAVNPELKNIGAEGSPLLVGLQYVAASAEAECASCGSDESNKINNSRIIAQAASTTPTTSSRATLYKRLASVQRCKSKRTGDNDADVAQQKSTKVSFKTKRLITAAANTTEGEDSSSDSHSDSSSSRSRHHREQEQQQQLKMTSRACHCAWRLVIVILGVCFIAAGVYLLRNWIDIFTRMRGKEMALSPTSRAYPDWKVSPLPLNFDVYLFNWTNPEDFYVDSPRKPRFEQLGPYRFREQPDKVDIEWHNQNASVSFRKKAFYYFDAAGSNGTLEDIVTSVNTVAHAAARRLDELSSFAKLIASAGLSASQEVSETHTAEEWLFKGFIHPLVSLGKFIRPEDVPYDRVGYQYDRNGTTSFDGDINMFTGADDISKMGQIYTWNNLTHTGAFEGTCGEVHGSMGEFFPPNLSTNGSVYLYMPKMCRAVPLDYTETVTVHGVTAYKFSGTRHAVDNGTMYPDASCYCVKGKCNPAGVINIGPCSYNASIYMSYPHFYMADPSYLEAVDGLQPEKEKHEFYMALEPNAGVPMDVGGGFQANFLMEPIRGVSLYARVPRVMMPLMWAEERVRVTEEIAANIALVPLIVLIGQIVTGILLAGGLLCTCWYPTRKMTRLCHSDDPKAKAAVLRPLTTLSVAGGIGSGLTNANANAITMQQLFHQHDSQNERVGVRLLDYRRSSGLTDSGCSSASERLLESGSTDVIIS, encoded by the exons ATGATCGGAAAATCACGCATTGCCTTGACCAGCCTGCTGGGATTAATTCTGGCAACAGGAGGATTCGTCTATCTGATCAACCTGGAGCAGCTACAGCACAAAGCCATGGAGTGG CTCATGGTGCTCCAGCCCAACACAATGATGACGAATCTGTGGCAGTATCCAAGCCTCCCAATGACAGCCTACGTCTACATCTTCAACTGGACCAATTCAGATGAAATCGATAATCCACTGGTGAAGCCACGCTTTGAGGAACTTGGACCCTACACCTTCACCGAGCAGATACAAAAGTTGAATGTCACCTGGAACCCGGAGAACTCAACGGTGTCGTATCTGCGCAAGAGTCGCTTCACATTTGTGCCCGAGCTGAGCAAGGGAAATCTTAACGATGTGGTGATCCAACCAAATACTCTCACGGTGGGCATTACGCACAAGGCGCAACGATGGAATCCCGTGCTGCGTTCCTTCATGATGATTGCCCTGAATATGTACGGTAATGATGCGACTTTTACGCGCACAGCGGATGAATGGATATTCGAGGGGTTCGATACACCGCTGATTAAGATGAGTTCCATGGTGCCCAGCAAGCTGTTGCCGCAAATGCATTTTCCCTACGAGCGCATAGGCTACGGATATCCA CGCAATGGCAGCACAGAGGTCTACGGCCATCATAACATCTACACGGGTGCCGATGACTTTAGTAAAATCGGGCAAATTGCGCGTTGGCGTTATGATGATGTGGCAGCGTCTTATCCACATTGCAAGCTCAAGGGCAGCATTGGAGAATTCCATCCGATACCGCTGCAACAAGGGAAACCTATCTCCTATTTTCTGCCCGATATTTGTCGCGAGCTACAGGCGGATTATGCGGGAACCACAATCTTCGAGGGCGTCGAGGCATATGTCTACAAAGGCAGTCGACGTTCTATGGCTAATG GCACCGATAATCCGGATAACAGCTGTTACTGCCAGGACGATTGTAAGGAGGTGCGTTCCGGCTTAATGAATGTGTCCGCCTGCTACTACGATGTCCCCATCTTCGCTTCTTATCCGCACTTCTACAATGCCGATCCCTACTACGTCGACGCTGTGGAGGGCCTAAAGCCCGATAAGGAGCGCCATGAAATGGTCATCATACTGGAGCCCAAAACGGGAATGTTGCTCGACATTAAGGCGCGTCTTATGATTAGTTTGCTGGTGGAGCCACGTCGTGAATC CGCCTTTCGCAATGCTCCTCGAACTTTTCTGCCTCTGATTTGGGTAGACTATCGAGTGCAAATTACACCCGATCTGCTCTTCTACCTGAACCTGCTGCCCATCTCAACGATTGTTAGCAAAATCTGTGGCATTCTCGTTATCATTTTGGGACTAACGTTGCTGTTCTATTATCCGCGGAAAATCTTCATACAGCGACAGTTTATACGACAAATTGATATTACAAATCTAGAGAATCGCATTCAAGCAACGAGTGCTGTGAATCCTGAGCTCAAGAACATTGGGGCCGAGGGATCCCCCCTCCTGGTGGGTCTACAATATGTTGCGGCGTCAGCTGAAGCGGAATGCGCCA GTTGCGGAAGTGACGAGTCgaacaaaatcaacaactcaAGGATTATAGCGCAA GCAGCGTCAACGACTCCGACAACGTCGAGTAGAGCAACGTTATACAAACGCTTGGCTTCAGTGCAGCGCTGCAAGAGCAAGAGAACAGGCGACAACGACGCCGACGTcgcacaacaaaaatcaacgAAAGTTTccttcaaaacaaaaagactaataactgctgctgcaaatACAACAGAAGGCGAAGACAGCAGTAGTGATAGTCAcagtgacagcagcagcagcagaagtcgTCATCATCGAGaacaggagcaacaacaacagttaaaGATGACATCACGTGCATGTCATTGTGCCTGGCGGCTGGTCATTGTGATATTGGGCGTATGCTTTATTGCCGCCGGCGTTTACTTGCTTCGCAATTGGATCGACATCTTTACGCGCATGCGCGGCAAG gAAATGGCACTGAGTCCCACGTCGCGAGCATACCCCGATTGGAAAGTGTCACCGCTGCCCCTTAACTTTGACGTTTATCTCTTTAACTGGACGAATCCGGAGGACTTTTATGTGGATTCCCCGCGGAAGCCACGCTTCGAGCAGTTGGGTCCCTATCGCTTTAGGGAACAACCCGACAAAGTGGACATTGAGTGGCACAATCAGAATGCCTCGGTGTCGTTTCGAAAGAAGGCTTTCTACTACTTTGATGCTGCCGGCAGCAATGGTACGCTCGAGGATATTGTCACCTCGGTGAATACTGTGGCGCAT GCCGCAGCACGTCGCCTCGATGAATTGTCTTCTTTTGCTAAGTTAATAGCCTCAGCAGGATTGAGTGCCTCACAGGAAGTGAGCGAAACCCACACTGCCGAGGAGTGGCTCTTCAAGGGTTTTATTCATCCATTGGTTTCACTTGGCAAATTCATTCGGCCTGAGGACGTGCCCTACGATCGCGTTGGCTATCAATATGACCGCAATGGCACGACCAGCTTTGATGGCGACATTAATATGTTCACGGGCGCCGATGACATCAGCAAAATGGGACAAATCTACACGTGGAACAATCTAACGCATACAGGGGCCTTTGAGGGCACTTGTGGCGAAGTTCATGGCTCCATGGGCGAATTCTTCCCACCCAATTTGAGCACCAACGGCAGCGTATATCTCTACATGCCCAAAATGTGTCGCGCCGTACCCTTGGACTATACGGAAACGGTGACTGTTCACGGCGTTACGGCGTACAAGTTTAGTGGTACACGTCATGCCGTGGACAACGGCACCATGTATCCGGATGCCAGTTGCTATTGCGTGAAAGGCAAGTGCAACCCAGCGGGAGTCATAAATATTGGTCCCTGTTCATACAATGCATCGATATACATGTCGTATCCGCACTTTTATATGGCGGATCCCAGTTATCTGGAGGCTGTGGACGGTCTACAGCCGGAGAAGGAGAAGCATGAGTTTTACATGGCACTGGAGCCAAACGCTGGCGTGCCCATGGATGTGGGCGGTGGCTTCCAAGCCAACTTTTTAATGGAGCCCATCAGAGGAGTATC TTTGTATGCGCGCGTGCCCCGTGTCATGATGCCGCTGATGTGGGCCGAGGAACGTGTGCGTGTCACGGAGGAGATTGCCGCCAACATTGCACTGGTGCCGCTCATAGTGCTAATTGGGCAGATCGTGACGGGCATTTTGCTTGCCGGTGGTCTGCTTTGCACTTGCTGGTATCCCACACGCAAGATGACGCGTCTGTGTCACAGCGATGATCCCAAAGCGAAGGCAGCGGTGCTGCGGCCTCTGACCACGCTCAGCGTTGCTGGCGGCATTGGCAGTGGTTTGAcaaatgccaatgccaatgccattACAATGCAGCAGTTATTCCATCAGCATGACAGCCAGAATGAGCGTGTGGGCGTCCGACTGCTCGACTATAGACGCAGTTCGGGATTGACCGATAGCGGCTGCAGCTCGGCTAGTGAACGACTCCTTGAGAGCGGCTCAACAGATGTGATAATTAGTTAA